GCGCGACCGGTCCGCGCGTCGCGTTCGACGCCAGCATCGGCAAGGCACTCGACGGATCGCTGCCTGAAAACGAGCTGTCCGGACGTACCGCGCCGGCCCATATGATCCGCCTGCTCGCGGAAGAACGGGGCGGCGGCGTGCAATATGCCCTGAGTGGCGAGGCCCTGGTGATGGGAGCCGTGCTCCCCGGCACCCTGGCCTGAAGCCGACAGGCAGATAGGCCGGATCCGCTGATGGACGAGCTTGTTCACCGGGACCAGCTGTCCCCCAATTGGGAAGAGCGGGCGCTGCCGATTTCGATGGTGGTGATCCACTATACCGAGATGGAGTCCGCCGAGGCCTCCATCGCCCGGTTGACCGATCCCGATGCCAAAGTCAGCGCGCATTACCTGATCGGAGAAGACGGCGAGGTTGTCCGGCTGGTACCGGAGAGCAAGCGCGCCTGGCACGCGGGCGCGAGCTATTGGCGTGGCATCCGCGACGTGAACTCGGCGAGCATCGGCATCGAGCTCCAGCATCCGGGACACGAGTTGGGATATCGCGAGTTCGCCGAGGAGCAGATCGAAGCGCTTGTGCCGCTGGTTCATCGCATCGTGCAGCAATACAAGATTCCGCGGGCCAACGTGGTC
Above is a genomic segment from Altererythrobacter sp. Root672 containing:
- a CDS encoding N-acetylmuramoyl-L-alanine amidase, with protein sequence MDELVHRDQLSPNWEERALPISMVVIHYTEMESAEASIARLTDPDAKVSAHYLIGEDGEVVRLVPESKRAWHAGASYWRGIRDVNSASIGIELQHPGHELGYREFAEEQIEALVPLVHRIVQQYKIPRANVVAHSDVAPARKTDPGELFPWDRLAEYHLCLPRPEKLELGDPFPNDGSFYLALERFGYDITEGRKTVEAFQRRWRPERIDGEIDGEVRAILFQLLLDRDRGLSR